The DNA window CGGGGTGGAGACCATCTGCCCGGCCGCCCAAGCCCACGAGGGATCCAGGTCGGTCATGTCGACGAGCGGTTTGCCGGGGTCCTGCTGGTAGCCGTCCGGGTGGGGCCCCCTGAGGCCTCGCTCGCCGGCGGCGGGAAAGTAGGTGTGGCGCAGACCGAGCGGTCTGATCACCCGGTTGGTGATCGCCTCGGCCACCGGGCGGCCGGTGACCCGCTCGACGAGCAGCCCGGCGACGATGTAGTTGGTGTTCGTGTACTTCCACCGGGTGCCGGGCGAGAAGGCCGGCTTCTGCTGTAGAGCCATGTCCAGCAGCCGGCGGGGTTCGTAGTAGTCGTACTGGTACGGCGCGACGGCCAGGTCCAGGAACGCCGTGTACTCGGGCAGGCCGCTGGTGTGCTGCAGCAGTTGCCGCACGGTGACGCGGCGGCCGTCGTTCCCGTTCCCTCGGATGAGGCCGGGCAGATAGGTCTCGACCGGCGCGTCCAGCCGGACCTTTCCCTCGCCCGCCAGTTGCAGGACGACCACGGAGACGAAGGTCTTGGTGTTGCTGCCGATCCGGACCTCCCCGTCCACCGGCGCCCCGGCTCTGGTCCGCAGGTCGCCCACGCCCGCCGTGTAGGTGCGGACACGCCCGTCCCTGCCCCGTACGGCGGCGAGGGCGGCCGGAAATCCGTCCTTGCGCACCAGGTCGTCCAGCAGCTTCTGCATGACGTCGGCTCCGGGCCGCACCCGGGGCGCCGCCGCGGGCGCCTGGACGGCGAGGACGGCGAGCACGGCGAGGCACGCGCCGGCGCGCCGGCGTAAGCGGGAACGCGCGCACGTGAGACGCGACGTGGAACACCCCATGGCCCACCTCGCAAGCACAGGATGTGTGTCGGGGGCGTACCCAGGGGACGCGCCCGGAACCGGAACACTCCGCTCGGGTTCGGCCGGTGGCAGGCGGACACGTCGTGCCGGGGCCGCGCGCACCCCGGCGGGGCGGCGGCGCGGCGTGGCACCGATCGAGCCGTCGTGCGGACGTCTCCGCACGACGGCTCCTCGTCGTGTTACGGAGCCCAGGCGGCGGTCACGGCCCAGCTCACGTCCTCGGCGTACGAGGCCGGGTTGTCGTAGGGATGCGCGCCGCCGTCGGAGGCGACCCAGACCTCCTCGGCGTAGTGCCGGACGTTCCCGCCCAGCTCGTTGAGCGACGCCAGGAGCACGCTCCCCGGGGTGCTCCCGGGCTGCGCGCAGAAGGTGGCGTCGCGACGGAACAGGTCACCGCCGTCCGGGGCGTCCAGACGGACCCGGAAGTTGGAATGCCGCAGGTAGCGGCCCGGATAGTTGCGCGACTCCAGCGAATAGCAGGTCGGGTCGGCCAGGCCGCGCCGTACGACGAAGGTGGCGTCGGACTTCAGCAGGGCGTCGCTTCCGGCGGTGACCACGTCGGTGCGGGCCAGGCTGTCGCGGTGCCGCAGGTAGCGGTCGGTGAACCCCGCGGTGGTGACCCGGAACGACCGGGCCTGGTCCAGCGGCAGCCCGGCGCCGCTGCGCCACAGCGGGACGGTCACCGCCCAGGTGGTGTCGGCCGCGAAGCTCGCGGCGGCGTCCCAGGGATTGGCGCCGCCCTGCTTCGCCACGTAGACGAGCGCGTTGTGGTGGCGGACGAAGTAGCCGCGCAGGTTGTAGGACTCCAGCCTGGTCCCGCCCTGCCCCTCCCGCGGGCAGAACGTCGCGTCGGCCGCGAACAGGGCCGTGCCGTCCTGCCGGTCCCGGCGCAGCCGGTAGTCGGAGTGGCGCAGATACTCGCCGGGGAAGTCGCGCGACTCGAACGACACGCACGAGGAGTCGGCCAGGCCCGGGCGCGTCCAGAACGTCGCGTCCTGCTTGGCCAGGTCGGCGCTTCC is part of the Microbispora sp. ZYX-F-249 genome and encodes:
- a CDS encoding serine hydrolase domain-containing protein, which gives rise to MLAVLAVQAPAAAPRVRPGADVMQKLLDDLVRKDGFPAALAAVRGRDGRVRTYTAGVGDLRTRAGAPVDGEVRIGSNTKTFVSVVVLQLAGEGKVRLDAPVETYLPGLIRGNGNDGRRVTVRQLLQHTSGLPEYTAFLDLAVAPYQYDYYEPRRLLDMALQQKPAFSPGTRWKYTNTNYIVAGLLVERVTGRPVAEAITNRVIRPLGLRHTYFPAAGERGLRGPHPDGYQQDPGKPLVDMTDLDPSWAWAAGQMVSTPSEINRFFGAVVQGKLLRPEQLRQMRRTVAISPRAPGKGYGLGLFRRPLRCGGQSWGHGGDIPGYSTWNSVTDDGRAAAIAVTRTPLPSDAAENHLDAAIQTALCGR